Within the Musa acuminata AAA Group cultivar baxijiao chromosome BXJ2-9, Cavendish_Baxijiao_AAA, whole genome shotgun sequence genome, the region TTATCGATCTTTCTATTCCattaaataattgatccaagatataaTTAATAACGATTCAATTGAGTTTGTCTCATTTGTTATTTTTCTCCGGAGATTGCGATTGAATTGGCTTCTCTCATTTGTCTATTAAAACAACTTGTAGACTTCTCTAAAATTGGCCTTTCAACTTAGTGGCCAATCCCATCAACCCCAATAATATTACCCTTTTGTCTATAGGCACTAACTTGTTGACTTGTTCAAATTTTGACTTCTAACTACTGGTCAATCCCATCAACCCCAATAATATTGGCTTGATTGATATATCATTTTATGTACCCAATTAGCATGTGTTTaatcaattatttttaaaatataaaatctaaaatatgaCGACTAACTTAGCTTTTTAGGAAGAAAATAAATTCCTATCGTATCATTGAACTTATAACCCTAACATAGTTTTCAGCATGttcatgataccaaaattttCTTCTCAGCTGGCGGCGATTGAATTGGTTGCTCTCACTTGTTTGTCACCACAACTTGTGGACCTATAAATCCGGGTCAATTTTCTTCCAAAAATGTCCATAGAATAAGAGAGCTACAGTTTCCACCCAATTATTCCAATAGTATGGCCCACACATCAATCACTAATCTGTGCATTAATCTGCGTCATATCCACCCGAATGCTTCTTGTTGACCGACGACCCTGTGTTTCTCGTAGCACGTCGGACATGGAGGCGATCACTGGGACGAGACGCAGCAGGGAGTACCACAGCCTGGAGATTGCCGGGGACGCGGAGACCAAGGGCGGCAGAAGAGCCTGGATGAGATGGGCAGCTCCAGCTGCCTGCGTGCTGTGTGTGCCTCTTCTGCTCCTCCTCGTCGGAGATCATCGGAGGCCGTCTTTCGATTGGTTTCAGGGTGCAACGCACCCGAAAGGTAATCCCCGTGCCCTTCGTGTTATCTATCTACGGCATCAGTTCTTCGACAGAGTGATCCAAAGCAGATGCCCATAAACAAGTATTTAGAGGGATGAGGAGGTGATGCCTCTGTTGTGACTTCACCGAACCTCCGCTGCATCTTCTTCTTATATTCCTTGTAGGCTCGACGAGTGTTTCTTCCTCGGTCGTCGGGGAAGCATCGAAGGACAAGCTTCTTGGCGGTCTGTTGTCTGCTGAATTCGAGGATTGTTCCTGCTTCAGCCGATACAGGTCTGCAGCGTATCGTAAGGCGTCGCCTCACCTTCCTTCTCCGTATCTCGTCGAGAGGCTGCGCAGGTACGAAGCTCTCCACAGGAAATGTGGTCCAAACACCGAGCTCTACAAGAAATCTATCGAGCGATTGAAGTCGAAGCAGAGCAGCGCGAACATGGAGTGCAATTATATAGTTTGGATCCCGCACTACGGCCTGGGAAACAGAGTCGTCAGTCTCGTCTCCTCGTTTCTGTACGCTCTCCTCAACGACAGAGTCCTCCTCGTCCACGTCCCACACGAACTCACCGACCTCTTCTGCGAGCCATTTCCTGGGACTTCCTGGGTCCTGCCTTCGGATTTCCCCGTCCACAACTTCCAAAACTTCGACAAGGACACCCCGCAGAGCTTCGGCAACATGCTCCGGGACAAGGTCATCAGCATCGACATGCGCTCCTCCGCCAACGCTACGTTGCCGGCCTACGTCTACCTCCACCTGCCATGGTACTACAACGAGTGGGACAAGCTGTTCTTCTGCCAAGACGCGCAGCAGATGCTTCGGAAGGTCCCCTGGCTGCTGCTGAAGTCGGACCACTACTTCGTGCCGTCGCTGTTTCTCGTCGAGGAGTACGACGACGAGCTCCGGCGGCTGTTCCCGGAGAGGACGACCGTGTTCCACCACCTGGTGCGGTATCTTCTCCACCCGAGTAACACCGTGTGGGGTTACGTCACGAGGTACTACCACGCTTATCTGGCCAAGGCCGACAAAAGGGTGGGCATC harbors:
- the LOC103997990 gene encoding probable fucosyltransferase 8, whose product is MLLVDRRPCVSRSTSDMEAITGTRRSREYHSLEIAGDAETKGGRRAWMRWAAPAACVLCVPLLLLLVGDHRRPSFDWFQGATHPKGSTSVSSSVVGEASKDKLLGGLLSAEFEDCSCFSRYRSAAYRKASPHLPSPYLVERLRRYEALHRKCGPNTELYKKSIERLKSKQSSANMECNYIVWIPHYGLGNRVVSLVSSFLYALLNDRVLLVHVPHELTDLFCEPFPGTSWVLPSDFPVHNFQNFDKDTPQSFGNMLRDKVISIDMRSSANATLPAYVYLHLPWYYNEWDKLFFCQDAQQMLRKVPWLLLKSDHYFVPSLFLVEEYDDELRRLFPERTTVFHHLVRYLLHPSNTVWGYVTRYYHAYLAKADKRVGIQIRNLKNEPVPFETLLGQIVTCSSKEGILPSIDLRHTARPAEDDAKVTAVFTTSLDSGYSDRIRDMYYEHATTTGEIVGVYQASHEVEQQTEHQNHNIKALSEITLLSFSDVLITTACSTFGYVAQGLGGLEPLILTKPWKSKLPCRWAESPEPCFLIPPPSDVCRDHGGINKKMAQHVRQCEDENGGVKLFD